The proteins below come from a single Diadema setosum chromosome 21, eeDiaSeto1, whole genome shotgun sequence genomic window:
- the LOC140244502 gene encoding renin receptor-like, with product MATSMSSLLSLTFLSVLYSYVLADGRFMLAHVPDYVTVHTDVGAIDAHEIPDVFSLALGFSSSKPVSWHGLTNGNLFRRPKAAVLVTIEELAGSDALEPSSLKSVPVKQVKPGSLNLDAVRDAISRTYGNGKRVAVELNAGMEFVQSPEDFPDLFQGLPPLRLDKMVPLLKGSTSVTRNLSPYALNLTHPADLSFFSELQVMQEVLLKLKENPAVVEDNVPDVFAFELSGFRALQSQYGADSAQVIDAQNVLADFIQKWGQEMIDLYGGDLFMGVATVPMEAFLHRQGRSLMQATEPTTESTMMTTGVTTVGTEGTVTVVTKLTPTEAPSSEVTPESLNVAPYYDDTFPVFFNIFLWLGIVLALATLVIAYMLGNMDPGDSIIYRMTSQRIKMD from the exons ATGGCGACTTCCATGTCTTCACTCTTATCTCTGACTTTCTTATCAGTTTTGTACTCTTATG TACTTGCTGATGGGAGATTTATGCTTGCCCATGTACCAGACTATGTGACAGTACACACAGATGTAGGGGCAATTGACGCCCATGAAATTCCAGATGTCTTTTCACTAGCGCTAGGATTTTCAAGTTCAAAG CCTGTGTCATGGCATGGCTTGACCAATGGTAATTTATTCAGGAGACCAAAGGCAGCTGTCTTGGTGACAATAGAAGAACTTGCAGGCAGCGATGCACTTGAGCCATCCTCACTCAAATCTGTTCCTGTGAAGCAG GTGAAGCCAGGCAGTCTCAATCTTGATGCAGTGAGGGATGCCATCAGCAGAACATACGGCAATGGCAAAAGAGTTGCTGTAGAGCTCAATGCAGGCATGGAG TTTGTCCAGTCACCAGAGGACTTCCCAGATCTCTTCCAGGGGCTTCCCCCTCTCAGGCTGGACAAGATGGTGCCCCTCCTGAAGGGCAGTACGTCAGTGACCCGCAACCTCTCACCCTACGCCCTCAACCTGACCCACCCGGCCGACCTCAGCTTCTTCAGCGAGCTGCAGGTCATGCAGGAGGTTCTCTTGAAG CTAAAAGAGAACCCCGCAGTTGTTGAGGACAATGTCCCAGATGTCTTCGCCTTTGAGCTGTCTGGCTTCAGGGCCCTGCAGAGCCAGTACGGAGCAGACTCTGCCCAAGTTATTGATGCACAGAACGTCCTCGCAGACTTCATCCAGAAG TGGGGTCAGGAAATGATTGATCTCTATGGAGGTGATTTGTTTATGGGTGTGGCCACGGTTCCCATGGAAGCATTCCTCCACAGGCAGGGACGCTCACTAATGCAG GCAACTGAACCCACAACTGAGTCTACTATGATGACCACCGGCGTTACAACAGTCGGCACAGAGGGCACTGTTactgttgtaacaaaatta ACCCCGACAGAGGCGCCGTCATCAGAAGTGACCCCAGAGTCCCTGAACGTTGCGCCGTACTACGACGACACCTTCCCCGTCTTCTTCAACATCTTCCTCTGGCTGGGGATCGTCCTCGCCTTGGCGACCTTGGTCATTGCGTACATGCTCGGCAACATGGACCCCGGTGACTCCATCATCTATCGCATGACCAGCCAGCGAATCAAGATGGATTGA